A single genomic interval of Xyrauchen texanus isolate HMW12.3.18 chromosome 40, RBS_HiC_50CHRs, whole genome shotgun sequence harbors:
- the LOC127633872 gene encoding suppressor of cytokine signaling 3-like — protein sequence MVTHSRFDNAMSSSPFEGGVRLPPHRYKTFSSRSQYQMVLAAVRKLQESGFYWNTVNGKEASTLLNAEPPGTFLVRDSSDHHHFFTLSVKTTTGTKNLRIQCDASSFFLQTDPQSEQAVPRFDCVLKLIHHYMPSANGTGTSSKVQAAGNSVGHCGSAGDGSAYFIYSGGEKIPLELLRPLASSMSSLQHLCRKTLNGHIDVSTKRDQLPHPLQEFLEEYDAPI from the coding sequence ATGGTAACACACAGTAGGTTTGACAACGCCATGAGCAGCAGCCCCTTTGAAGGCGGCGTGCGCCTGCCCCCCCACCGGTACAAAACCTTCAGTTCTAGGTCACAGTATCAGATGGTGCTCGCAGCTGTGCGCAAACTGCAAGAGAGTGGCTTCTACTGGAACACCGTGAATGGGAAGGAGGCGAGCACACTTCTGAATGCAGAGCCACCGGGCACCTTCTTGGTGCGGGACAGCTCAGACCACCACCACTTTTTCACCCTCAGCGTGAAAACAACCACAGGCACCAAAAACCTCCGCATCCAGTGTGACGCCAGCTCCTTCTTCCTGCAGACGGACCCACAGAGTGAGCAGGCGGTACCGCGTTTCGATTGTGTTCTCAAACTCATCCATCATTACATGCCCTCCGCCAATGGAACTGGGACCTCGTCCAAGGTCCAGGCTGCTGGGAACAGTGTTGGACATTGTGGAAGTGCAGGAGATGGGAGTGCATACTTCATTTACTCCGGAGGGGAGAAGATCCCTCTGGAGCTACTGCGTCCACTGGCATCCAGTATGTCTAGTTTGCAGCACCTTTGTCGCAAGACTTTAAATGGCCATATAGATGTGTCCACCAAACGGGATCAGCTGCCTCATCCACTCCAAGAGTTCCTCGAGGAGTATGATGCCCCTATCTAG